DNA from Oryzisolibacter sp. LB2S:
TGCCGCTGGCGATGGCGTTCGCGATCGCGAGCGGGCTCAAGCCCGAGGCCGGCATCTTCACTGCCATCATCGCGGGCTTTCTGATCGCGGGGTTGGGCGGCAGCCGGGTGCAGATTGGTGGGCCGGCGGGCGCCTTCATCGTCATCGTCTACGGCATCGTCGAGCGCTATGGCGTGGCCAATCTGATCATTGCCACCGCCCTGTCGGGCGTGCTGCTGTTCGTCATGGGCCTCCTGCGCCTGGGCACGCTGGTGCGCTTCATTCCGGTGTCGGTGATCATCGGCTTCACCAACGGCATTGCGGTGCTGATCGCGCTGTCGCAGGTCAAGGATTTTCTGGGCCTGTCGATTGCGAAGATGCCTGGCGATTTCTTCGGCATCCTGGGTGCGCTGTGGGGCCATCTGCACAGCTTCAACCCCTGGGCGCTGGGCGTGGCGGTGGCATCGCTCGCCGTCATCGTGGTCTGGCAGCGCTGGCTACCCGCGCTCGGGCCGCGCGTGCAGTTCTCGGGCAGGCTCAGCGTGGTGCCCGGCTCCATCGTGGCACTGGTGCTGGCCACGGCCGCGGTGGCGCTGTTCGAGCTGCCGGTCGAGACCATTGGCAGCCGCTTTGGCGGCATTCCGGGCGCGCTGCCGGCCTTGGAATGGCCGGCGTTCAGCTGGGAGTCGGCGCGCTTTCTGCTCATGCCCACGGTCACGCTGGCGCTGCTGGGTGCCATCGAGTCGCTGCTGTGCGCGCGCGTGGCCGACGGCATGATCGGCGACCGGCACGACCCCAACCAGGAACTGATGGCCCAGGGCGTGGCCAACTTCATCACGCCGTTCTTCGGCGGCATGCCGGCCACGGGCACGATTGCGCGCACCGTCACCAACGTGAAGAACGGCGCGACCAGCCCCGTCGCGGGCATGACGCATGCGCTGGTGCTGCTGGTGGTGATCC
Protein-coding regions in this window:
- a CDS encoding SulP family inorganic anion transporter, with the translated sequence MSSWMFRPRLLDALVGYDRARFVKDLAAGLTVAVVALPLAMAFAIASGLKPEAGIFTAIIAGFLIAGLGGSRVQIGGPAGAFIVIVYGIVERYGVANLIIATALSGVLLFVMGLLRLGTLVRFIPVSVIIGFTNGIAVLIALSQVKDFLGLSIAKMPGDFFGILGALWGHLHSFNPWALGVAVASLAVIVVWQRWLPALGPRVQFSGRLSVVPGSIVALVLATAAVALFELPVETIGSRFGGIPGALPALEWPAFSWESARFLLMPTVTLALLGAIESLLCARVADGMIGDRHDPNQELMAQGVANFITPFFGGMPATGTIARTVTNVKNGATSPVAGMTHALVLLVVILVAAPLASSIPLACLAAILMHVAWNMGEWREFVLLKNYRATYRATLLTVFFLTVVFDLTVAVEFGILAACVVFIYRIASLSRAVRLTAADRPELAGHEERVQAWRLYGALFFGATRLVEELHDRLPPGTLVLDAKNLIYVDSTGAEALEALIRRCREQRVRLIVSGLSDQPLDIVGRTGLLAQLRALSPDDVQPDLAQALAVAIAGTRPASGPTEPQSP